ATTGCCTTTTCAATATCTTTCAACATTCCTTTTTCAAAAGGAGTGATGAGAATGACTCGAGGCTCTGGGCAGGCAATTTTACCGAGTTGGTTTAAGGGAGTGAGTGATCCGTAATAGTCCACTCTTACATCTTCCACCATCATAGGATTTGCTTTTCCCGTACGAATCGTACCAAAGTCTTTTTTTAAAGCATCAACGGTTTTGTCCATTTTGGACTGCATGGATTTTATAATTTCATCTACCATCTAGAATCACTTCCTCTGAATTGGAGATTAATGTACCGATAGGTTCCCCATCGATCAGTTTCCTTAAGTTTCCTGCCTTAAAAATATCAAAAACGATGATGGGCATATTATTGTCCATACAGAGACTTAAGGCAGTGGAATCCATCACCTTTAGGCGGTGTTTAATGGACTCCATAAAAGAAACTTCTAAGTAACGTTTTGCACTTGGATCTTTTTTTGGATCCGCAGTGTACACACCGTCCACTTTTGTGGCTTTGAGGATGACTTCACACCCTACTTCCACAGCACGTAGCGAGGCAGTTGTATCCGTTGTAAAATACGGGTTTCCTGTCCCACCGGCAAATATGATAACACGATTTTTTTCTAAATGGCGAACCGCACGTCTACGAATGTAAGGTTCAGCAACAGATTTCATTTCGATGGCTGAAAGAACTCGGGTAAACATCCCTTGTTTTTCACATGCATCTTGTAAGGCGAGACCATTCATAATGGTGCCAAGCATTCCCATGTAGTCTGCTGTCGCTCGGTCCATTCCGGACTTGGCTAAAGTTTCGCCACGGATCATATTCCCTCCACCGACAACCACGGCAACTTCAAGACCTAAGTCATGAACTTCCTTAATTTGACCGGCAACGGAAAATGTTTTATTGGTATCAATACCAAGCTCACCCTCACCGGCAAGAGCCTCGCCGGAGAGTTTGATTAAAATTCTTTTGAAACGCGGACTAGTTCCCACCTACTTGGAACCTCGAGAACCTACCAACAGTAATGTTCTCTCCAAATTTCGCAATGGCTTCTTGGAGAAGGTCATTGATGGTTTTGGAGTTGTCACGAATCGATTTTTGGTGGATGAGACAAATCTCTTCAAAGTATTTTTTCATTTTACCAGGAAGGATCTTTTCGATTTGTTCTGGTTTTTTGCCTTCTTGTTCGAGAAGGGCTTTTTGAACACTCATCTCACTGTCAATTTCTGACTTAGGGATAGAATCTTCACTTACGTAAAGTGGGTTCATTGCAGTGATTTGAAGAGCAATCTCTTTTCCAAGAGCTTCAAACGCTTCATTGTTGGCAACGAAGTCAGTTTCACAGTTCAGTTCCACAAGAACTCCTGTTTTTCCTGTTCCGTGGATGTAAGCGATTACTTTTCCTTCTCCAGTCTCACGACCAGCGCGTTTTGCTGCTTTTGCTAAACCTTTTTCACGTAAATAAGTGACCGATTTATCAATATCGCCACCGTTTTCTTCCAAAGCTTTTTTGCAGTCCATCATCCCCGCGCCTGTACGTTCGCGGAGATCTTTAATTTGTTCGGAGCTAACTGCCATTACTCTTTCACCTCTGTTGCTGGTTTTACTTCTTCTGCTGCTGCAACGGGTGCTTCTACTGCTGGAGTTGTAATTCCTGCGGCTGCTGCCTCTTCCGCTGCTTTTTTAGCTGCTTCTGGATCTAAAGGAATGTCTTTTGCTACTGGAGGAAGTTCATCGTCCATAATGAATTTTCCGGACTCATCATACTCACCTTGGTATTCAAGTGCGAGCTGTTCTGCGTCCATATCTTCAGCAAAATTAGTTTGGATGACTTCTCCACCAGTTCCTTCGAGTACAGCATTTGCCATAGTATCAAGGAATAAAGAAATCGCACGAATGGCATCATCGTTACCTGGAATTGGGTAATCGATTGGTTCTGGATCACAGTTAGTATCAATCACTGCAAACACTTTCAAACCAAGTTTTTTTGCTTCACTGACAGCAATTTCTTCTTTTTTAGGATCGATGACAAAAAGAATTTCTGGCACAACAGCCATATCTTTAATCCCACCAAGTGTTTGACGGAGTTTTTCTAATTCACGTTTAAGAGAAAGTGCTTCTTTTTTAGTACGAGCTTCTTGTTCGAAAGAGTTATTCTCTTCCATTTGTTCGAGTCTTTTCAAACGAGCAATGGATTTTTTAACTGTATTCCAGTTCGTAAGAAGTCCACCTAACCAACGGTTAGATACATAGTACATACTGCACGCTTGTGCTGCTCTTTCAATGGCACCACGAGCTTGTTTTTTAGTTCCTACAAAAAGAACTTTCTTACCTTGACCGGTAAGTTTTTTTAATGCATCGTATGCTTCTTTAGTTTTTTGAACTGTTTTTTGAAGGTCAATGATGTGGATCCCGTTACGAGCTGTATAAACATACGGACTCATTTTTGGATTCCAACGACGTGTTTGGTGACCGAAATGTACGCCTGCTTCTAGCAGACTTTTCATGGAAATTACTGACATAGTTACCCCTTTTTTAGTGCGAGATATCCAGACGCTACAAGACCAACGATACTTGCAGGGGTTAGCTGGAACTCGACTTTAATTATGTAAAGCTCGAGAGATACTGGGGATTCAAACAAATACCGAGAGAGATAGTTTGTGCCAAGAAGTCGGTCAATGACCACTCCTGCCACGGCTCCCGCCATCAGTCCCAAAAAAAGCACCAAAAGTAGGTTCCCGATTTGGGTTTTGTTCATCCAAAAGCACCTTTGTCAAGCTTCCCTGTCAGAATTTGGAATTTGGGCAGATTGTCAAGGGGAAAGGAATTCTTAAGGTTTGAAAAGGCAGGGTTGGGGCGCCTCCCATCCCTCTAAAACAGAAAATCAAATCCAAAAAGGACCGGGCTCCTGCGGGGTGCGCTTTCGTTCCCGTCCTTCGGACCTTACGCCCTCCGGATCCCTGGCGCGGGAGATGGGATAGAAATCAAGATAACTGAGATAAAGTCAATCTGAGTGAGTATTTTATTACGGCTGAATTTCTTTTACATTATACTCTATACTTTTTAGAAAAAACTTTCCATAAGTAAAATCTCCCTCTGGATAATTCCAAATGGCTTCCCCGTAGGTGGGCACCTTAACCCCGTTAAATTCTTTGTAATCTCTCACAGGTGTTGACCAGCGCGCCTTACGCAAACTTCCATCGTCTTGTAAGGCAGAACGATCATCAGAAACAAATTTTACTAACTCACCCTTTTCATTAAAAAAAAGAACAGCAGATACTTTAAATCTTCCATTTTTAAATATTACTTTTGCGGACAAAGGGCCTATTGGCTCCCAAGAAATTTTTTCATCAATCAGTGCGGAAGGAGCAAACAAACAAAGGTCATTGAGCACGGTGACTGTTTCTGCTATGGCCAGGTCTTCACTCTCCAAATTGACAGCATCAAAAAGAAAGGCCACGCGAACGAGCATCGTTGCTTTCTCGTCAGAGTAAGAATGGAGGACACGAAAGGGAACTCCCATCATACTTGCCTTCATATAGAAGTGGCGAGCGGGACTTGTAAAAAAATTATACTGGTCAGAGGAAGAATCCATTGGTTTTGTTTCGGGATTTTTATACATCAGTTCTTTAAAAACAATTCGCATATTTTGGATTTGGTTTTTCCCAACCGCACCTGTATACAAAAGGTATTTTTGAACTGGGAGAGGTAAATGTGTGATATTCGATTTTGTTAAAATCTTTCCTAACACTAGCGGTTGTCTTTGAAATTCAAATTGAACTTTGGAATCAAAAGAAGATTGGACTCCGTTACATCCAAAAAATAAAATAAAAACCAAAACCTTCCATGGAGTAATCATTCTTACTTTTTGTCCCGATAGATTCACTTAGTTCTTTCGCCTAAAAAGTGATTTTACCTTTGTCCCATCTATTTTTTTCTCAGAGGGAACAAAAAGAAAAGCTAAAAAAATAATTTGAAATCCTTTTCCAATTTCTTTATCATCGGTCCAACATGAAGAACTTTCTACTCAGCTTACTCCCTTGGACAAAAAGAGAATGGTCTGACTTTGTTGCCGATCTAACACCTCTTCTTGGTTTATTCATTTTTGCTTCGGAGCCGAGAAACATAATGCTCGCATTATATCCTGAACTGTATTTTTTATTTGGCTACGGAATGGTTCGCCTTATAGCAACTGCCGTTTATGCGGCTGGCCAACAGAGCAAAGAAATGGGATTACAAGATTTGGATATCCCAGAACCTATCATTGGAAAAATATTCTATTTTATATTTGTTCCTTTTTTTGGTGTCATCCTTCTCATAGCACTTCTTTGTATCGTCTCTCTACTCATTGGGTTTAATTTTTTCTTTTATATGATGATCGAATTGTTTTTGAGTGTTGCCACCACCGGAGGTCTGAATGCTAATTTCATTTTTTTCGATCTCTACCAGTCTCTAGAACCAAAGGAACAGTATTATATTTGGGGAATTTTTCTATTTACTCTTTATCGTTATTTACCAAAGATTTTTGATTTTTTCAAAAACCAAACCTACAAAAATGATAAGAATTCTTGGGCCTGGCTTGCCATGGGAACACCAGGAATTCCCAAAAACAATCAATTCCAAATGATGGTAAAGGCATTTCAATCTATGATCGGAACAGAAAACAAACCTTCCGAAATTTTCGAATACACTCCATTGATTTATCTTGGATTTTTATTCTTTTATTTTAGCACATTGATTTTGATGATGAAACTTCCGTTATCTGGTCCAATCCTTACCCTTGTCATCAAAGCCTTTGTAGAAATGTATTTTTTTCGGCTCTACAAAGAAGCGCAAGGGATCGCAGCGTAAATCCTTTGCGTAGCAAAGATTGGAGCGCAGAGCCCGGTCGCGTAAGCGATGCGCCCAAACCAAAAAACTATTCTGGGTTATGAAAACGGTTGCGGTATTCTCCCGGACTCATACCTACATTTTTTTTAAAGACTTTTTGGAAATGAGATAGATCTTCATAACCACAATGAAATCCTAAATCCGCAATTTTGAGTTTCCGTTGCGTTAACATGTGTTTTGCCTTTTGGATTCTTAATTTTTCCAGATATTTCTTAGGGGTCATTTTCAATTCTAGCTTCATTTTTCGAAAGAATGTTCTTGGGTTCATCCCCGCTATTTTTGAAAGATCTTGGATCTGCCAAGGATACGTTAAGTCTTGTAAAACTTTTGTTTCCAATTGAAGCAACCAAGGCTCTTGTGATATATGTAACCACTGTTTATAAGGAGATTGTAACTGCCTTTTAGGATCAACCGCCAAAAAGTTTGCAACCGATTTTGAAAGAACTTCTTTAGATGTATCCGAGATTGCCCGCAGAGCCAAATCAATGGCGCTAAATGCTCCTCCTGAGGTTGTTATGTTTCTGTCTGAAACTAAAAGTTTATCCATCTGTAAATTTACATTAGGATATCGATTTGCAAAATCGGAATGTAACCACCAACTGGATGCAATCGATTTTGAATTTAATTTTCCCGATTCTGCAAGTAAGTATCCCGCAGAACAACTAACATACATCGGAATATCGATATTCTTAAAAAAGTGTATCTCTCGAGAAAGATTTGGTAATTGATTCAAAATATCCTGTGCAAACAAATGATCCAATCCTGAAGCAAATATAATTCCATCTTTTATTGTCCGACGCAATGCTTTTGATTTCAACTTGATACCACTAGAAGACTGTATTTCACCTCCATTCATTGAAACATAAACCGGTTTCCATCTCCATCGACTGTGAAAGGATGCCTCAGATATACGATTGGCAATCATCAGTGTATCAAAAAATGACACTGCAGATGTTAATAAAAAATTTTCAAATAACATAATCTGTACATTTATCAATTTCTTCATTTGTCACTTTTATCCTTTTTTCTGTCATTTCTGACAATTGAATATTTACCCATTTCGATTATGATTTCAATATGATTTCAACAGAAAATGTAGAAAAAATCCATGAATCTCAGGATGATATTGAATCTTTATTCCAATCCTGGGAAAAACAGACTCATAGAAACTTAAGCGATTATAAATTTCACGTTTATCGCGTTTGGAACTTATGTTTAAAACTTTCCGGATTGAATGAATCAACAGATGCTGAACTGTTTCGACTACTCGCAATTACTTCTGCATTTCATGACAGCGAATACTTTATTAATAAAAATTGGGATTATTTAAACACTAGTAATCAAAAAATGACTGAATATTTAAAATCAGTTAAACTCGACCATATAACAGAAATAGCATCATTATGTTTATTCAATCATCATCTGCTTATAATTTATAGAGGGCCACATTTCCGAATTGTAGAATCATTTCGAAAAGCGGATTTAATCGACTTCCCTGGCTGGCGCCTACATGGGATTGATAAACAATATTTAAGAAAACTTAGAAAAGTTTTTCCATACGAGAATTTTCGATTCATTGTCTGGTTCGAAACATTCAAACAGTTTACAAAATCACCTTTTTCTGGTTTGCCGATGTTAAAAAAAACACCTTATTTAATTTCAGATGAGGAGATTAAATGAATCATCATCCCTATATACCAGATAGTCAACTATGTAATCGAATACTAGAATATTTAAATGATACACAGCCTGAATACCTGACTCATCATTGTTTGAGAAGTCATGCCTATTCTGCTTTAATATCAGAAAGCAAAAACGATAACATAGATCAGGAAATTTTATTTTGTACAACCGCACTTCATGATCTAGGATTGTGCCAACATAATTCTCAAAAAAGTCGCTTTGAAGTATTGGGGGCTGATTTAGCAGTAGAATTCCTTGGTAAAAATGGATTGGATAAAATTAAGTGCGAGATTGTTTGGGATGGAATTGCCTTACATACCTCCTTTGAAATTGCTTTCCGGAAACAAGCGGAAATAGCCAACGCAGCAGCAGGTATTCTTTTTGATGTGGTTGGTGGACCACAAATTCGATTGATCGGCAAAAAAAACTTAGAAAAAATTCTTACGATGTATCCGAGGTTGAACTTAAAAAAGAATTTAGTAAATGATATGGTAAGTTTTATTCAAAAAAATCCTAAGACAGTAACAGGGACGATTCTCTCAGAAGTAGCAATTCTCAAAACGCCAGAAACAAACTGTCCAAATTTTGTAGATTTGATTAACCGTGCTCCATTTCCAGAATAGTGGATTGTATTGATTTACATAAATGCTGAGTTATATGATATTCAAATCTAAATATTATTTAAAAATTGATGCGATTAATTTGCCGTAGCATCTCAATCTTTTTTTAAAAGAAAACCCTTGCCTACAAAGAAGCGCAAGGGATCGCAGCGTAAATCCTTTGCGTAGCAAAGATTGGAGCGCAGAGCCCGGTCGCGTAAGCGATGCGCCCAAACCAAAGGAAAGACTATCGATAAACATTGTTTAGTTTTTTAGTGAAAAGAATGAATTTAGAACTTACATATATACCGAGCCTGCATCTCCTGGGCCAAACAAACCGCGACAGACGGGAAAGTTTGGAGTTGGTGAACCAGAAGCTTTGACAATCGACTCACAAGGATAAAATAACACTTCATTCAAACATACCTTTAGGTCTTTTTTCTCTACATATTCATAAACTGATCCGCAACTTCGAAGAGTGACTTGGGATTCTTTCGTTGTAGAGAACCCATTACAACCTGATTTTAAAGAAGTAGTAAAATAGCCAGCAGCGAACAAAGTCGAATCGATCGAACCTGGGCAAAGAGAGCGTTTTACGAGTAAGGCGCTGTAAAATTGTCTTACAGCATAACTTCGTGATACCTTACTATCATCCAAACTATTCCGTGTATCATAATACAAATCCCCAACACATCCAAAAAATAAAAACCCGAAGGAAAAAACTATTTTTTGTAAAAGAAGATGAAATCTATATTGGTTCATTCAAACAAACAGTTGTTAAAATAGAGGAAGGTCAATTTTTTCTTAAAAAATTAAGGAAAAAAAGAATAATTTAAAAAAATATTCTGCAAAGAAAATACATTACTGTGACAATGATTTTTTCGATTCTATTCCTGATTAGAAAAAATAGCAAAAATGATCCAGTTTGGTTTTGAAACCCTTGTATACTAGAAAAATAATAAGGAGAGAATATGGCATTCCAACAAATCCAAACGGGAATCATCACCGAAAAATTAGCAGAAACAAAAGTCTTTTATGAAAAATGGTTAGGATTAGAAACAAAATTCGAATCCGAATGGTTTGTATTACTTTGTTTAC
The sequence above is drawn from the Leptospira sp. WS4.C2 genome and encodes:
- the pyrH gene encoding UMP kinase, whose translation is MGTSPRFKRILIKLSGEALAGEGELGIDTNKTFSVAGQIKEVHDLGLEVAVVVGGGNMIRGETLAKSGMDRATADYMGMLGTIMNGLALQDACEKQGMFTRVLSAIEMKSVAEPYIRRRAVRHLEKNRVIIFAGGTGNPYFTTDTTASLRAVEVGCEVILKATKVDGVYTADPKKDPSAKRYLEVSFMESIKHRLKVMDSTALSLCMDNNMPIIVFDIFKAGNLRKLIDGEPIGTLISNSEEVILDGR
- the tsf gene encoding translation elongation factor Ts translates to MAVSSEQIKDLRERTGAGMMDCKKALEENGGDIDKSVTYLREKGLAKAAKRAGRETGEGKVIAYIHGTGKTGVLVELNCETDFVANNEAFEALGKEIALQITAMNPLYVSEDSIPKSEIDSEMSVQKALLEQEGKKPEQIEKILPGKMKKYFEEICLIHQKSIRDNSKTINDLLQEAIAKFGENITVGRFSRFQVGGN
- the rpsB gene encoding 30S ribosomal protein S2; protein product: MSVISMKSLLEAGVHFGHQTRRWNPKMSPYVYTARNGIHIIDLQKTVQKTKEAYDALKKLTGQGKKVLFVGTKKQARGAIERAAQACSMYYVSNRWLGGLLTNWNTVKKSIARLKRLEQMEENNSFEQEARTKKEALSLKRELEKLRQTLGGIKDMAVVPEILFVIDPKKEEIAVSEAKKLGLKVFAVIDTNCDPEPIDYPIPGNDDAIRAISLFLDTMANAVLEGTGGEVIQTNFAEDMDAEQLALEYQGEYDESGKFIMDDELPPVAKDIPLDPEAAKKAAEEAAAAGITTPAVEAPVAAAEEVKPATEVKE
- a CDS encoding DUF6544 family protein produces the protein MITPWKVLVFILFFGCNGVQSSFDSKVQFEFQRQPLVLGKILTKSNITHLPLPVQKYLLYTGAVGKNQIQNMRIVFKELMYKNPETKPMDSSSDQYNFFTSPARHFYMKASMMGVPFRVLHSYSDEKATMLVRVAFLFDAVNLESEDLAIAETVTVLNDLCLFAPSALIDEKISWEPIGPLSAKVIFKNGRFKVSAVLFFNEKGELVKFVSDDRSALQDDGSLRKARWSTPVRDYKEFNGVKVPTYGEAIWNYPEGDFTYGKFFLKSIEYNVKEIQP
- a CDS encoding GlxA family transcriptional regulator, encoding MKKLINVQIMLFENFLLTSAVSFFDTLMIANRISEASFHSRWRWKPVYVSMNGGEIQSSSGIKLKSKALRRTIKDGIIFASGLDHLFAQDILNQLPNLSREIHFFKNIDIPMYVSCSAGYLLAESGKLNSKSIASSWWLHSDFANRYPNVNLQMDKLLVSDRNITTSGGAFSAIDLALRAISDTSKEVLSKSVANFLAVDPKRQLQSPYKQWLHISQEPWLLQLETKVLQDLTYPWQIQDLSKIAGMNPRTFFRKMKLELKMTPKKYLEKLRIQKAKHMLTQRKLKIADLGFHCGYEDLSHFQKVFKKNVGMSPGEYRNRFHNPE
- a CDS encoding HD domain-containing protein, yielding MNHHPYIPDSQLCNRILEYLNDTQPEYLTHHCLRSHAYSALISESKNDNIDQEILFCTTALHDLGLCQHNSQKSRFEVLGADLAVEFLGKNGLDKIKCEIVWDGIALHTSFEIAFRKQAEIANAAAGILFDVVGGPQIRLIGKKNLEKILTMYPRLNLKKNLVNDMVSFIQKNPKTVTGTILSEVAILKTPETNCPNFVDLINRAPFPE